In one window of Vibrio sp. DW001 DNA:
- a CDS encoding DUF2850 domain-containing protein, translating to MANSASSKLIKKQIRVKRAVIIVVSLLLIFIIGLSSVLVARYLDDSRSKTLIYGVWEEQNVPSFAQDRFEVREEAIYIEERIVDTHFTFDGSTLIYEFEGKKFEYIVLDDNVTELQRIAPLHYESVFHVRGKYKPNEEESSYD from the coding sequence ATGGCAAATTCAGCAAGCAGTAAATTGATCAAAAAACAGATCAGAGTGAAACGAGCCGTTATTATCGTTGTTTCGCTTTTATTGATTTTTATCATTGGGTTATCAAGTGTTTTAGTTGCGCGTTATCTTGATGATTCGCGTTCAAAAACACTAATTTATGGAGTATGGGAAGAACAGAATGTGCCTTCTTTTGCTCAAGATAGGTTCGAAGTTCGTGAGGAAGCGATTTATATTGAAGAGCGTATTGTAGATACGCATTTTACCTTTGATGGTTCAACGCTTATTTATGAGTTTGAAGGCAAGAAATTTGAATATATTGTGCTAGACGACAATGTCACTGAACTTCAAAGAATCGCTCCTCTACATTACGAGTCCGTTTTTCACGTGCGTGGGAAATACAAACCAAACGAAGAAGAATCTAGCTATGACTAA
- the argA gene encoding amino-acid N-acetyltransferase → MKIRNTALVKGFRQSTPYVNAHRGKTMVIMLGGEAVDAPNFTNIISDIALLHSLGVKIVLVHGARPQINRILESQKGTTPYHKGVRVTDSSTLNLVMQASGQLQLTITARLSMSLNNTPMAGTQLNVVSGNFVIAQPLGIDNGVDYSHSGKVRRVDTEAINQVLDQGSIVLVGPVASSVTGECFNLLSEEVATQVAIRLRADKLIGFCSEQGIVDNNGDVIAELFPNHAENILHTLESDSDLTTDNSSGTLRFLRGSISACRAGVRRSHLISYNVDGALIQELFSLDGIGTQVVMASAEQVRRANIDDIGGILGLIRPLEEQGILVRRSREQLEQEIHQFTLIEKDGLVIGCAALYPYIEEKMAEMACVAIHPDYRDGNRGLDLLNQMKQYSRNVGIEKIFVLTTHSLHWFREQGFQEVEVSELPMGKQNLYNFQRKSKILILDVY, encoded by the coding sequence ATGAAGATTCGCAACACCGCGTTAGTTAAAGGATTTAGACAATCGACTCCTTATGTGAATGCTCACAGAGGCAAAACAATGGTCATTATGCTCGGTGGAGAGGCCGTTGACGCACCCAATTTCACTAATATTATCAGCGATATTGCTCTACTTCATAGCCTTGGAGTGAAGATTGTTCTCGTCCATGGAGCAAGGCCTCAAATAAATAGAATACTTGAGTCGCAAAAAGGGACCACGCCTTACCATAAAGGAGTTCGGGTTACTGATTCTTCCACGCTAAATCTTGTTATGCAGGCCTCGGGACAATTACAACTTACGATCACCGCTAGATTATCAATGAGCCTAAATAATACACCAATGGCCGGCACACAACTCAATGTCGTGAGCGGAAATTTTGTCATCGCCCAACCACTCGGTATCGATAACGGGGTTGATTATAGTCATAGTGGTAAGGTACGTCGTGTCGATACTGAAGCGATCAATCAAGTACTAGACCAAGGGTCGATTGTATTGGTTGGCCCTGTCGCGAGTTCCGTCACAGGGGAGTGTTTTAATTTACTTTCCGAAGAGGTCGCAACTCAGGTCGCGATACGACTCAGAGCGGATAAACTTATCGGTTTTTGTTCTGAGCAAGGTATTGTAGATAATAATGGCGACGTCATTGCAGAGCTCTTTCCAAACCACGCTGAAAATATTCTGCATACATTAGAATCAGATAGCGATCTTACGACCGACAATAGCTCGGGAACACTTCGTTTTCTTAGGGGCTCAATTTCCGCGTGCCGAGCTGGCGTTAGAAGAAGTCACTTAATTAGCTACAACGTGGATGGAGCACTTATTCAGGAGCTTTTCTCGCTCGATGGTATCGGTACACAGGTTGTTATGGCCAGTGCAGAACAGGTGAGAAGAGCGAATATCGACGATATCGGTGGTATTCTTGGGCTAATCAGACCATTAGAAGAACAGGGTATCCTTGTCCGTCGTTCTAGAGAGCAATTGGAGCAGGAGATACATCAGTTTACATTGATTGAAAAAGATGGCTTGGTCATTGGTTGTGCCGCTCTTTACCCATATATAGAGGAGAAAATGGCCGAAATGGCTTGTGTTGCAATACATCCAGACTATAGAGATGGCAATCGCGGTCTCGATCTATTGAACCAGATGAAGCAATACTCGCGTAACGTGGGTATAGAAAAAATATTCGTACTTACTACGCACAGCCTTCATTGGTTTAGAGAGCAAGGCTTTCAAGAAGTAGAAGTATCGGAACTTCCGATGGGTAAGCAGAATCTTTATAACTTCCAAAGAAAATCAAAAATATTAATCTTGGACGTTTATTGA
- the recD gene encoding exodeoxyribonuclease V subunit alpha: MLSNLEALSAKNSIRQLDVQFARFIYSIETQYADEVAFISGIVSYELSKGHICIMINELNFIEMLGLYGHASESLLSNLDGVDWQVVLTEASCVGDDINNQNQPLIFDGQRLYLQRYWYYEQFIATKLNTLAEPISFSDQESDTLSKKLIELFPEAKRQFDEINWQKVAVAVALSRRLSVISGGPGTGKTTTVVKLLSALIEHGIQKDNIPKIKLVAPTGKAAARLTESISGAVKTLAINSEIKLLIPSNASTIHRLLGAIPNRAEFRHNKSNPLHLDLLVVDEASMVDLPLMAKLLEALPEHARLVLLGDKDQLASVEAGAVLGDICSFLDDGYSEVQTKLLSRLTGIEERALSPHKQRTESVGLSDSLCMLRKSYRFDESSGIGVLAKAINAADVPKVRAVLQHGYQDIKYDPLTTESYQEMIAFLVAEYTDYLNCVQNAAGIESDLIESHALEALSLFSNCRLLCAIREGDFGLSGLNQHIEKALNNARIIQSRNDLWYVGRPVMITRNDHALGLFNGDIGITMLVSEKDESGELHRYLKVFFELPDGSVKAVLPSRIPEHDTAYAMTIHKSQGSEFPTTVMVLPRTYSPILTKELIYTGVTRAKNRLFIVADNAVLLKGIRRKTQRLSGLQQRLKISEVN; encoded by the coding sequence ATGCTAAGTAATCTGGAAGCCTTAAGCGCAAAAAATAGTATTAGGCAGTTGGATGTTCAGTTTGCACGGTTTATTTATTCGATAGAGACGCAATACGCTGATGAAGTGGCTTTTATATCCGGTATTGTTAGCTATGAACTGTCTAAAGGCCATATATGTATCATGATTAATGAACTTAATTTTATAGAGATGTTAGGGCTCTATGGTCACGCTTCTGAGTCATTATTGTCAAATCTCGACGGGGTCGATTGGCAAGTGGTTTTAACCGAGGCGTCTTGTGTCGGTGATGATATTAATAATCAAAATCAACCTCTTATATTTGATGGGCAGAGACTCTACTTACAGCGATATTGGTACTATGAACAGTTTATCGCGACCAAGCTAAATACGTTGGCAGAACCAATATCATTTTCAGATCAGGAGAGCGATACCCTCTCTAAAAAACTCATTGAATTGTTCCCGGAAGCCAAACGGCAGTTCGATGAAATTAACTGGCAAAAAGTGGCGGTAGCGGTTGCTTTAAGCCGTCGACTTTCCGTTATTTCTGGGGGCCCGGGAACAGGAAAAACGACCACAGTAGTGAAATTGCTTTCGGCTCTGATTGAACACGGTATTCAAAAAGACAATATCCCGAAGATAAAACTGGTGGCTCCAACAGGTAAAGCGGCGGCACGTTTAACTGAATCGATAAGTGGTGCTGTTAAAACGTTAGCAATTAATAGTGAAATCAAATTATTGATACCGAGCAACGCAAGTACCATTCATCGGTTATTAGGCGCGATACCAAATCGAGCTGAGTTCAGACACAATAAGAGTAATCCATTGCATCTCGACCTTCTGGTCGTGGATGAAGCATCGATGGTCGACCTTCCATTGATGGCGAAGCTTCTCGAAGCGTTGCCAGAGCATGCACGGCTCGTATTGTTGGGTGATAAAGACCAACTTGCCTCTGTAGAGGCTGGTGCCGTACTTGGGGATATCTGTTCATTTCTCGATGATGGTTATAGCGAAGTGCAAACTAAGTTACTTTCGCGATTAACGGGTATCGAGGAGCGTGCGCTGTCACCACATAAACAAAGAACAGAATCAGTCGGTCTATCAGATAGCTTATGTATGCTCAGAAAAAGCTATCGGTTTGATGAAAGTTCGGGGATTGGTGTTTTGGCCAAAGCGATAAATGCGGCGGATGTTCCTAAGGTGAGGGCAGTATTACAGCACGGATATCAAGACATAAAATATGACCCGTTAACGACAGAAAGCTATCAGGAAATGATAGCCTTTCTCGTTGCGGAATATACAGACTATCTTAATTGTGTTCAAAACGCGGCGGGAATTGAGTCTGATTTAATAGAATCACACGCCCTCGAAGCGCTTTCTCTGTTCTCCAATTGTCGACTGCTCTGCGCTATTCGAGAAGGAGATTTTGGCCTGTCGGGATTAAATCAACACATAGAGAAAGCACTGAATAACGCTCGAATTATCCAAAGTCGTAATGATCTTTGGTATGTGGGACGCCCTGTGATGATTACTCGAAATGATCATGCCTTGGGGTTGTTCAACGGTGACATAGGTATCACGATGTTGGTTTCAGAAAAAGATGAATCTGGAGAACTGCATCGATACTTAAAGGTTTTCTTTGAGCTGCCTGATGGGAGTGTAAAAGCGGTGTTACCGAGCAGGATCCCAGAACACGATACCGCTTATGCGATGACCATTCATAAATCACAAGGCAGTGAGTTCCCTACGACCGTGATGGTCTTACCCAGAACCTATTCACCAATATTAACGAAAGAGCTTATCTATACTGGTGTAACACGGGCAAAAAATAGGTTATTTATTGTTGCGGATAATGCGGTGTTATTAAAAGGGATAAGGAGAAAAACACAGAGGTTAAGCGGGTTGCAACAAAGACTGAAAATCTCTGAGGTTAATTAA
- the recB gene encoding exodeoxyribonuclease V subunit beta, whose product MPQTLNTMSFPLHGARLIEASAGTGKTFTISGLYLRLLLGHGDQESRHASPLTVDQILVVTFTEAATAELRERIRSKIHDARIAFLRGESSDPVIKLLLKQLPDTKRVISVLLNAERQMDEAAIFTIHGFCQRMLTQNAFESGSRFNNEFITDESKLKAQVVADYWRRNFYSLSLNLANEVRTIWREPELLLKDISTQLTGVPVTLTVDAMEDTLEALHLKNLAMIDSLKTFWKESVEDIPQIISNSDVSKRSFTKKNLPAWINEISQWAENPTEGYQCPDKLEKFTQEFLIEKTPENKVIPEHLLFAHVSRFIANKPSIKEPLLAHAIQVCRGNLQQIKQERHWLSFDDLLTNLSAAIDTDEQGNLVARIRHLFPVAMIDEFQDTDPMQYSIFSRIYLSNPESGLLMIGDPKQAIYGFRGADIFTYIRARNEVADHYTLDINWRSSADMINATNGVFTQAGSPFVYDKDIPFYPVNPSPDSENRSWWLDGVKQKALTYWLQETDEPIAKTNYTNGMAAGTAEKISQILQSSDEAYFVDSKGQRESIQAGNIAVLVRTGGEGQLVRQELAKKGVASVYLSNRDSVFKSAMASAILRLLQAVLYPEDERILRAALASDVLMKSSRALDNLNENEIELEAKINAFKAFRVVWQQRGVMPMLRAIMSVEGIGENLLAQEFGERLITDFLHLAELLQQASLTLDSDHALVRWFAESIQDIQQGGSAGDEQIQRLESERNLVQIVTIHKSKGLEYDLVFLPFASAYRESKNGQYYDQDLETTFLDITLQPTSVALSDKERLAEDLRLLYVAITRAVYGCFVGIAPLRKGRSRKDPTGAHLSAVGYLLQNGEESSTAEFESTAHSQVAKHHELMAISHIPEITDNKTQASLVDQIELFDHSDLKEHDDLNARIMYGDIDKSWRVTSYSGLVKQGHSKIDTSAQFEIETQSTGLDIDSAEDKDELQLDEPEATIFSFPRGARPGTFLHTIFEEIDFTLPATSGETSKIVSELLQVAQYEEKWLPILQGMIDTVLSARLDGMALQLCNKDCSTKLVEMEFLLPIQHLSSVLFNDLSKQYDQLSQKADELGFSDVQGMLKGFIDLVFVHEGKYYILDWKSNHLGDESDAYQEEALQQAMIDHRYDFQYQIYALALHRFLRNRIADYQYDKHFGGVYYLFLRGVDDCGNGIFYSKPDAEFLDRFDSLIDGKQVEVLNAK is encoded by the coding sequence ATGCCGCAAACCTTAAACACGATGAGCTTTCCACTACATGGAGCAAGGTTAATTGAAGCCTCTGCAGGTACAGGGAAAACCTTTACCATCTCCGGTTTGTACCTGCGATTGCTTTTAGGGCATGGTGATCAGGAGAGCCGTCATGCCTCGCCATTAACCGTGGACCAAATATTAGTTGTTACTTTTACGGAAGCGGCGACGGCAGAGTTGAGAGAACGCATACGAAGTAAGATTCATGACGCAAGAATCGCATTCCTAAGAGGTGAGAGCAGCGATCCGGTCATAAAGTTATTGCTTAAGCAGCTCCCTGATACTAAACGGGTGATATCGGTATTACTAAATGCCGAGCGTCAAATGGACGAGGCAGCAATCTTCACTATTCATGGATTTTGTCAACGAATGTTAACGCAAAATGCATTTGAATCTGGCAGTCGTTTCAACAATGAATTCATCACGGATGAAAGTAAACTAAAAGCTCAAGTGGTCGCCGATTATTGGCGTCGAAATTTTTATTCTCTTTCGTTGAATCTCGCTAATGAAGTGCGAACCATTTGGCGTGAACCAGAGTTACTTCTTAAAGATATTTCTACCCAATTAACCGGCGTTCCGGTCACTCTTACTGTGGACGCAATGGAAGATACGTTGGAAGCGCTTCACCTTAAAAATCTTGCAATGATAGATTCGCTCAAAACGTTCTGGAAAGAAAGTGTTGAGGATATTCCTCAAATAATAAGTAACTCCGATGTAAGTAAGCGCTCATTCACGAAAAAGAATTTGCCAGCCTGGATTAATGAAATTTCTCAATGGGCAGAAAACCCAACAGAAGGGTACCAGTGCCCAGATAAGCTAGAGAAATTCACGCAGGAATTTTTGATAGAAAAAACACCGGAAAATAAAGTCATTCCAGAGCACCTTCTTTTTGCTCACGTGAGTAGATTTATTGCGAATAAACCCAGTATTAAAGAGCCGCTTTTGGCGCATGCAATTCAGGTGTGTAGAGGCAACTTGCAACAGATAAAGCAAGAGAGACACTGGCTCTCATTTGATGATCTCTTAACCAACCTCTCTGCTGCCATTGACACGGATGAACAAGGAAATCTTGTAGCAAGGATACGTCATCTTTTTCCCGTCGCGATGATCGATGAATTCCAAGATACCGACCCAATGCAGTACAGTATTTTCAGCCGTATCTACCTTTCTAATCCAGAATCTGGCCTATTAATGATAGGGGACCCCAAACAAGCGATTTATGGCTTTCGGGGCGCAGATATTTTTACCTATATTCGAGCAAGGAATGAGGTGGCGGATCACTATACGTTGGATATCAATTGGCGATCTAGTGCGGATATGATAAATGCGACGAATGGGGTCTTTACCCAAGCTGGTTCTCCCTTTGTGTATGATAAGGACATTCCTTTCTACCCTGTTAACCCTAGCCCGGATTCAGAAAATCGCAGCTGGTGGCTGGATGGGGTTAAACAGAAAGCACTGACCTACTGGCTACAAGAAACAGACGAACCAATTGCAAAGACCAACTACACAAACGGCATGGCTGCGGGGACCGCAGAAAAAATTAGCCAGATATTACAAAGCAGTGATGAGGCCTATTTTGTGGACTCAAAAGGGCAGAGAGAGTCGATACAAGCCGGTAATATTGCGGTTTTGGTAAGAACGGGAGGTGAAGGTCAACTCGTTCGACAAGAGCTAGCGAAAAAAGGGGTGGCGAGTGTCTATCTCTCTAATAGAGATAGCGTATTTAAGAGTGCGATGGCGAGTGCCATACTACGTTTACTACAAGCGGTGCTTTACCCAGAAGATGAGCGGATTTTACGAGCGGCATTGGCTTCTGATGTACTCATGAAAAGCAGCCGAGCACTTGATAATTTAAATGAAAATGAGATCGAGTTAGAAGCGAAGATTAACGCGTTCAAAGCGTTTCGAGTCGTTTGGCAGCAACGAGGTGTCATGCCTATGCTTCGAGCGATAATGTCGGTAGAAGGGATTGGTGAAAATCTATTAGCGCAGGAGTTTGGAGAGCGATTGATTACCGATTTTCTACACTTAGCGGAATTATTGCAGCAAGCAAGTTTAACGTTAGATAGTGATCATGCGTTGGTTCGTTGGTTTGCCGAGTCAATTCAAGACATTCAACAGGGCGGTTCAGCGGGTGATGAACAGATTCAAAGGTTAGAGTCGGAAAGAAATCTAGTACAAATTGTGACTATCCATAAATCGAAGGGGTTGGAATATGATCTGGTCTTTTTGCCGTTTGCGTCAGCCTATAGAGAATCGAAAAACGGTCAATATTACGATCAAGACCTTGAAACCACTTTTCTAGATATTACCCTGCAGCCCACGTCAGTTGCCTTATCAGATAAAGAACGTTTAGCGGAAGATTTACGTCTTTTATATGTGGCGATTACTCGCGCCGTTTATGGCTGTTTTGTTGGTATTGCTCCGTTGAGGAAAGGTCGTTCTAGAAAAGATCCAACCGGTGCACACTTAAGTGCTGTTGGTTACCTTCTTCAGAATGGAGAGGAAAGTTCCACAGCTGAGTTTGAAAGTACCGCTCACAGCCAAGTAGCAAAGCATCACGAGCTCATGGCTATAAGCCACATACCAGAAATAACTGACAACAAAACACAGGCAAGCTTGGTAGACCAGATAGAGCTTTTTGATCATAGTGATCTAAAAGAACACGATGATCTAAATGCTCGTATTATGTATGGAGATATTGACAAAAGTTGGCGAGTCACTAGTTACTCTGGGCTTGTTAAACAAGGGCATAGCAAAATTGATACCAGTGCCCAATTTGAGATCGAAACTCAATCGACGGGTCTTGATATTGATTCAGCTGAAGATAAAGATGAGTTGCAGTTAGATGAACCCGAAGCCACTATTTTTAGCTTTCCGCGAGGCGCCAGACCTGGGACTTTCTTACACACCATTTTTGAAGAAATTGATTTTACACTACCAGCAACGAGTGGTGAGACCAGTAAGATAGTATCTGAACTGTTGCAAGTAGCGCAGTATGAAGAGAAATGGTTACCTATATTACAAGGCATGATAGATACGGTATTGTCGGCCCGGTTAGACGGCATGGCGTTACAACTTTGCAATAAAGATTGCTCAACAAAGCTCGTTGAAATGGAATTTTTATTGCCAATTCAACATCTCTCGTCAGTGTTATTTAATGACTTAAGTAAACAATACGATCAACTATCTCAGAAAGCGGATGAATTAGGGTTTAGTGATGTGCAGGGGATGCTGAAAGGGTTTATCGATCTCGTGTTTGTTCACGAAGGCAAATACTATATTTTAGATTGGAAGTCGAATCATCTTGGGGATGAAAGCGATGCTTATCAAGAGGAAGCACTACAACAAGCGATGATCGATCATCGATATGATTTCCAATATCAAATCTATGCACTCGCTCTTCACCGATTTTTACGTAATCGAATTGCTGATTACCAGTATGACAAACATTTTGGTGGGGTTTATTACCTATTTCTGAGAGGCGTTGATGACTGCGGAAATGGTATATTCTATAGCAAACCAGACGCTGAATTTCTAGATCGGTTTGATAGCTTGATCGATGGTAAGCAAGTAGAGGTTTTAAATGCTAAGTAA
- the recC gene encoding exodeoxyribonuclease V subunit gamma, which translates to MFTVYHSNQIDVLKSLLAELIRANPLDHPFDTEQILVQSPGMSQWLKIELAKELGVAANIEFPLPATFIWNMFVQVLDEVPVKSAFNKESMTWKLMHILPKLLDSPDFIQLRSYLVNDDDQSKLYQLSEKIADIFDGYLVYRPEWIAMWEQDKEVLELNGEQPWQKILWQALYDHTVVLDQSPYHRANLYEHFIETLDQYTGRLESMPKRLFVFGISSIPPRYMDALAALGQHMDVHLMFTNPSRYYWGEVRDRKYLARLAMKNRQHIEWNESPESLNSYELLGESAQLKQPIDDDELDTLHTEVIGNGLLASLGKLGRDNMFLLSQLSSNEIEAFVEVKRDNLLHQIQADILNLEERQDDQNLYSSHHKNQINNTDSSVTLNACHSSMREVEVLHDRLLEMFEDNPKLKPRDVIVMVADINTYSAAIQAVFGNAPGKRYIPFSISDRSASQESPILNAFIRLLTLPDSRCGASEVLELLETPEILCRFSLSDNEFEKGKRWVEETGIRWGLDSTTGAEFDLPDTKQNTWLFGIQRMLLGYAMHESINVYEASNQSIAPYNEVQGMDAEIAGKFAHFIDRITSYRRELAQTQSIGDWQALLYRLIDDFFLVELEGEVALKSIRDALQQLATQLSDANYLQSLSPTILVDYLQSKLSASRVSQRFLAGSVNFCTLMPMRSIPFEVVCLLGMNDGVYPRAMPQDGLDLMNKRAKAGDRSRRDDDRYLFLEALLSAQRKLYISYVGRSIQDNSERSPSILVSELLDYCGQNFCLVGEENTNNDDSARSLISNLTVHYPMVPFSEKAFGIEYQSYASEWLPSAKRDGHRAEPFIQPLLDYRDIAEQPEHLPLAELQRFWRLPVQYFFNRRLKVFFEEFGRATEDDEPFLLNNLQSFNLRDELLHSLLKAKLENQDENTVYQNFVQQQRAKGGLPVGAFGELELSVNREKTDKLVDELLFLCQAPLGDIEVDLQIELDDWKEAINLNGWISGNYQSGLVRYRSGRIRSQDLLLAWIDHLCLAVVGEHKKTHLIGFNDKSGLEHKVILPVDKQQAKLWLVELVQYYFKGLNQPLAYFPKTALIGMERLVLGKEDGDVKMANTFNDGYQFSGEGSNRYINRVWPEWNESLYQQVSVLASEVLLSVLKQTQDSENVEV; encoded by the coding sequence TTGTTTACCGTTTATCACTCTAATCAAATCGATGTGCTTAAGTCTCTCCTTGCGGAGCTAATACGAGCGAACCCGTTGGACCATCCGTTCGATACGGAGCAGATCTTGGTGCAGAGCCCAGGGATGTCTCAGTGGCTCAAGATCGAATTGGCAAAAGAGCTTGGAGTCGCAGCAAATATTGAGTTCCCACTGCCTGCAACATTTATCTGGAATATGTTTGTTCAGGTGCTAGATGAGGTTCCGGTCAAGAGTGCGTTTAATAAAGAGTCGATGACTTGGAAGTTGATGCATATATTACCCAAGTTGTTGGACAGTCCTGACTTCATTCAATTGAGAAGTTATTTGGTTAACGATGATGATCAGTCCAAACTCTACCAGTTATCGGAAAAAATCGCCGATATCTTTGACGGCTATTTGGTTTACCGACCCGAATGGATAGCAATGTGGGAACAAGACAAAGAGGTATTGGAACTGAACGGTGAACAGCCATGGCAGAAAATCTTGTGGCAAGCGCTGTATGATCATACCGTCGTTTTGGACCAATCTCCCTACCACAGAGCCAACCTTTATGAGCATTTCATAGAGACATTAGATCAGTATACGGGGCGCTTGGAGTCTATGCCTAAGCGCTTATTTGTATTTGGTATCTCTTCTATTCCACCGCGTTATATGGATGCATTGGCCGCATTGGGTCAACATATGGATGTACACCTGATGTTTACTAACCCCAGTCGCTATTATTGGGGAGAGGTAAGGGACCGTAAATATCTAGCAAGGTTAGCGATGAAAAATCGCCAGCATATCGAGTGGAACGAAAGTCCCGAATCGCTAAATTCTTATGAACTTTTAGGTGAGTCAGCACAACTGAAGCAACCGATTGATGACGATGAGCTCGATACGCTTCACACCGAGGTTATCGGAAACGGTTTATTGGCATCATTGGGTAAACTGGGGCGAGATAATATGTTTCTGCTGTCCCAGCTTTCGTCCAATGAAATAGAAGCCTTTGTTGAGGTGAAAAGAGATAACCTACTGCATCAAATTCAGGCGGATATATTAAACCTTGAAGAGAGACAAGATGATCAAAACCTCTACTCTAGTCACCATAAAAACCAGATAAACAACACGGATAGCTCTGTAACATTGAATGCTTGTCATAGCTCAATGCGCGAAGTGGAAGTGCTGCATGACCGGTTGCTCGAAATGTTTGAAGACAATCCGAAACTCAAGCCACGCGATGTTATCGTGATGGTGGCGGATATTAATACTTATAGCGCGGCAATTCAGGCTGTTTTTGGTAATGCACCGGGCAAACGCTATATCCCATTTTCAATTTCTGATCGGAGTGCCTCTCAAGAGAGCCCAATCCTGAATGCTTTTATTCGTTTGTTAACACTGCCAGATAGTCGGTGCGGTGCGTCTGAGGTTCTTGAATTACTCGAGACACCAGAAATTCTTTGTCGATTCTCTTTAAGTGATAATGAATTTGAGAAAGGCAAACGTTGGGTCGAGGAAACCGGTATTCGGTGGGGGCTTGATAGTACAACTGGAGCTGAGTTTGACCTTCCAGATACCAAGCAAAATACCTGGTTGTTTGGCATTCAACGTATGCTATTGGGGTATGCGATGCATGAAAGCATCAATGTTTATGAAGCCTCAAATCAATCTATTGCGCCATATAATGAAGTACAAGGAATGGACGCGGAAATAGCCGGAAAATTCGCCCATTTTATTGATCGTATTACTTCCTATCGCCGTGAACTCGCTCAGACTCAATCAATAGGGGACTGGCAAGCATTGCTTTACCGTCTAATCGATGATTTTTTCCTTGTAGAATTAGAAGGTGAGGTAGCACTAAAATCTATTCGTGATGCGTTGCAACAACTGGCGACGCAACTCTCCGACGCCAACTATTTGCAATCCCTTTCACCCACTATTTTGGTGGATTATTTACAGTCTAAACTCTCGGCCTCACGTGTCAGTCAGCGCTTCCTTGCTGGCTCGGTTAATTTTTGCACATTGATGCCTATGCGCTCCATTCCATTTGAAGTCGTTTGCCTTCTAGGCATGAATGATGGCGTCTATCCTCGTGCAATGCCACAGGACGGATTAGATTTAATGAATAAACGGGCGAAGGCGGGTGACCGATCTCGGCGTGATGACGATAGATATCTGTTTCTGGAAGCATTGCTGTCGGCACAACGTAAGCTCTATATAAGCTATGTTGGACGTTCAATTCAGGATAATAGTGAACGTTCTCCTTCAATTCTTGTTTCTGAACTTCTAGATTATTGCGGACAAAACTTCTGTTTAGTCGGAGAAGAAAATACAAACAATGATGACTCTGCCCGCTCGTTAATAAGTAACTTAACGGTACATTACCCCATGGTTCCTTTTAGTGAGAAAGCATTTGGTATTGAATATCAAAGCTATGCTAGCGAATGGCTTCCTTCGGCCAAAAGAGACGGGCATAGGGCGGAACCATTCATACAGCCTTTACTCGATTACCGTGATATTGCCGAGCAACCAGAGCACCTTCCATTGGCTGAGTTGCAACGTTTTTGGCGGTTACCTGTTCAGTACTTTTTTAATCGTCGTCTCAAGGTGTTCTTTGAAGAGTTTGGCCGAGCGACAGAAGATGATGAACCTTTTTTGCTTAATAACTTGCAGAGCTTCAACCTGAGAGATGAACTCTTACATTCATTGCTTAAAGCCAAACTAGAGAATCAAGATGAAAATACGGTTTACCAGAACTTTGTTCAACAGCAACGGGCGAAAGGTGGCTTGCCAGTTGGTGCATTTGGTGAATTAGAACTGAGTGTTAATCGAGAAAAGACCGATAAGTTGGTGGATGAATTATTGTTCCTTTGCCAAGCGCCACTAGGCGATATAGAAGTCGACCTGCAGATAGAATTGGATGACTGGAAGGAAGCGATCAACCTTAACGGTTGGATATCGGGTAACTATCAATCCGGGTTAGTTCGTTATCGCAGCGGCAGAATTCGTAGTCAGGACCTACTTCTAGCTTGGATAGATCACCTCTGTTTGGCAGTGGTAGGAGAGCATAAAAAAACACACCTAATCGGTTTTAATGACAAATCAGGGCTAGAACATAAAGTCATTCTTCCTGTCGATAAACAGCAAGCTAAATTATGGTTGGTTGAACTGGTGCAGTACTATTTTAAAGGCCTAAATCAACCGTTAGCGTATTTTCCTAAAACAGCGCTAATTGGTATGGAGAGGTTGGTTTTAGGGAAAGAAGACGGTGATGTCAAAATGGCTAACACGTTTAACGATGGTTATCAGTTTAGTGGTGAAGGGAGCAACCGATATATTAATCGAGTATGGCCAGAATGGAATGAGTCACTGTACCAACAGGTTTCTGTACTCGCCAGTGAGGTGTTATTAAGTGTACTGAAACAGACACAAGATAGTGAAAATGTAGAGGTATAG